From Chlamydia avium 10DC88:
CAAAAAAAAATCTCTAGGCACTAGAACCTAAAGATTTATAAACAACACATCAAATGTTATTTTTTTGTACTATGTCTCTATCTACTCTTTTTTATCTCCTGACTTATCGTCTTCTTTTCCTTTTGATTCTTCAGTAGATCCTGAGCCTTCAGCTGCAACTTCTGCTGTATCTTTTGCTTCTTCCTTAGATTCGGGAGCTTCTACAGGAGTACTTTCAGCAGCACCTTCTACTGTGGTTTCTCCTTCATCTCTTTCACTTGTTCCTGTTTGGGTTCCAACAGCAATAGAAATTTGTCCCGCTGTAGATTCTAATACAGCAATTGTATCTTGTATTTTTCTACAAGCTGCTTCTAACTCCTTCTGACGCTCTTCTAAGAATTTAACTTGAAGTTCTTTTTGAGCAGCTTCTTCCTTTACACTTTGTAAAGTGGTTTGTGCCATGGAAACAAGCACTTCTAAATCCTTGATCTGCAATCTTAAACTAGAAACAGAAGAAGTAAGATCCTGAACACTTTCTGTACTTAGGAGAGCTTCTAAAGAAGTCAACATAGTTTGGAAAGGAGTTACTAAAGAACTGACTTTCTCTCCAGCATCTTCAAACCCACTTAGACTATTTCTGAAATCAGCAACAAGAACTGCAAAATCTCCTGTATGTTTTTCCATTCTTAATCCGAATTCTTGTAACTTCGATTGCAGATTTCTTAGATGTCCAACTTGCTCGCGAAGCTCTGCGTTTGCTTCCAATAGAACTTCAATTTCTTCATGTAAACGAGAATTTTCCACACCAAAGCGCTCGTTTTCTCCTCTGAAAAATTCGAGTTGTTTTCTTATTTCTTGAGTTGTTCTCCTTTCTAAACCATCTCTGATCCCCCAAATAACAAGTGCAAAAGAAACAATCATAATAAGCAACATTATAATTGCAGCAGATAATGCAGGTGCAGCACCAAATGACCAACAAACTAGACCTACAATGCCAGAAACAAAGAGAGCAATGGCAGCAATGATTTTCAATACACAGAGAACCTTCTCTACAGTAGATACTGCTTTATTAGGGAGAGCAATAGGAGGTACAGGTGGGTTTTTTCCACTCGTAGTAAATGATTCATCAACCCGATTCGAAATCGTCATAGTTAACATCCCAAAATATTTTTCAAAAAAGTTGCCATACAGTTTATTTCTGCAATTCAATAAGTTCAATAATTTTATAACCGATTTATAATCTGATGAATACGTACGGATTTGAATTGGAAATTTCTTTGAAAAAAAAGTCAGTGATGCGATTAAGGCTATTCTACATAGCTTCAAAAGACAAAAATTATAATAAAATTTTCCCAAAATTCACAAGACATCTAGGAATTTTAATCGAAAGATGTCAAAATCTACCGTTAGAAGTTTTTCCCAGATATAAGTCTATTTGTTAGAAATATGTGAAGTAGGCATTGAGAACTTCTATAAAAAGGACTTTCTTAAGTTTTGATAGGCCAAGGGTGAGGAACATAAAGCAACATAAAGTATGTATAGCCCCTTCAATTATGGGCGGGGATCTTGCATGTATAGGTGCTGAAGCTCAAAGAATCGCACAATCTGGTGCTGATCTTATCCATATTGATATTATGGATGGGCATTTTGTACCGAATTTTACTTTTGGCCCTGGAACCATTGCTGCGATTAATCGCTCTACGGATATTTTTTTAGAAGTCCATGCAATGATTTATTCCCCCTTTGATTTTATTGAAGCTTTTGTTCAATCCGGTGCTGATCGCATCATCGTGCATTTCGAAGCCTCTGAAAATCTTAAAGAATTATTATCATACATTAAAAAATGTGGTATCCAAGCAGGGCTTGCTTTCTCTCCGGAAACTTCTATAGAATTTATACCCTCATTTTTACCTCTATGTGACGTGATATTGCTGATGTCTGTCCACCCGGGATTTTGTGGCCAAAGCTTTCTCCCCGAAGTATCTGATAAAATCCGTTTCACGAAAAAAGCAATTCAATTAGCAGGATTAGAAGGTAAATGTTTCATCGAAGTCGATGGAGGAATCACAGAAGAATCAGGCAAAGTATGTCGTGAAGCTGGAGCAGACATTTTAGTTGCCGCGTCCTATGTATTTCAGCAAGATGGACTAACAATAGAAGAAAAAGTTTCACTGCTCAGAGGAGAAAACCATGGTATTAAGTAACCAGCTTTCTGTAGGAATGTTTATTTCTACCAAAGACGGACTCTATAAAGTTGTTTCTGTTTCTAAAGTAACAGGAGCAAAAGGAGAGTCTTTTATAAAAGCTGTATTAAAATCTCCAGATTCTGATGATACTATTGAAAGAAACTTTAAAGTGGGCCAGGAAATAAAAGAAGCCCAATTCGAATCGAGAAATCTGGAATATTTGTATATTGAGGGTGATCACTGCCTTTTTTTAGATCTAGGAAATTATGAAAAAGTATATGTTTCTAAAGAAATTATGAAGGATAATTTTCTATTTCTCAAAGCAGGCATTACTGTCTCTGCAATGGTATATGATGGCACTGTGTTTTCCATAGAATTACCACACTTTTTAGAATTGATGGTATCAAAAACAGATTTCCCCGGAGATTCACTATTAATTTCTGGAGGCACGAAGAAAGCCCTATTGGAAACAGGGATTGAAATCGCTGTACCTCCTTTTGTAGAAATTGGTGATGTTATAAAAATTGATACGCGTACATGTGAGTACATCCAACGCGTCTAACTTCAGACTGAGAAGGTATAAGAGAATACAGGTATGGATTTAAAGCAAATAGAAAAGCTTATGATTGCTATGGGTCGCAATGGTATGAAGCGTTTTGTGATCAAACGTGAGGGGCTAGAACTCGAATTAGAAAGAGATACTGGTGATAGACAAAATCAAGAACCTGTATTCTATGACAGCCGACTATTTGCCGGGTTTTCACAAGAACGACCTATTCCTATGGATTCTAGCAAAGCCGTCAGTCAAGAACTTGCCTCCGATAAAACCGAGCAATCTCAACAAGCAGCCGGAGATTTTATCAGCTCACCCCTCGTAGGGACATTCTATAGCGCTCCTTCACCAGATGCTCCCGCATTTGTGAAACCAGGTGATATAGTTTCTGAAGATACTGTTGTCTGTATTGTAGAAGCTATGAAAGTCATGAATGAAGTTAAAGCAGGGATGTCAGGCCGTATTGTAGAAGTATTAATTACTAATGGTGATCCTGTACAATTTGGATCCAAGTTATTTCGTATAATTAAAGATGAATAATGAAAAAAGTCTTAATAGCCAATCGTGGAGAAATTGCTGTACGGATTATACGTGCGTGTCATGATCTAGGACTAGCAACTGTCGCAGTATATTCACTGGCAGATCAAGAGGCATTACATGTATTACTAGCAGACGAAGCAGTGTGCATTGGAGAACCTCAATCTGCTAAATCCTACTTAAAAATCTCTAATATTTTAGCAGCTTGCGAAATCACAGGAGCTGATGCCGTCCATCCAGGTTATGGTTTTTTAAGTGAAAACCCCAACTTTGCCTCCATATGTGAGAGTTGCGGTCTTACCTTCATAGGCCCTAGTTCAGAATCCATTAAAATGATGGGAGATAAAATAGCCGCTAAACAATTAGCAAAGAAAGTAAAATGTCCCGTAATTCCTGGATCTGAAGGCGTTATTAAAGATGAATCTGAAGGGTTAAAAATAGCAGAAAAAATTGGTTTTCCTATAGTTATCAAAGCTGTTTCCGGAGGAGGAGGGCGAGGAATTCGTATAGTACAAGAGAAAGATGAGTTTTTTAAAGCTTTCTCAGCAGCAAAAGCAGAAGCAGAAGCAGGCTTCAATAACCCAGATGTATACATTGAAAAATTTATAGAAAATCCTAGACACCTTGAAGTACAAATTCTAGGAGATAAACATGGAAACTATGTTCATCTAGGGGAAAGAGATTGTACAATACAACGACGTAGACAAAAACTCATAGAAGAAACGCCGAGCCCTATTCTTACCCCTGAATTGCGGGCTAAAGTAGGAAAGGTAGCCATAGACTTAGCAAAAAGTGCAAATTATTACTCCGTAGGTACGGTAGAATTCTTATTAGATAAAGATAGGAAATTCTACTTCATGGAAATGAATACGCGTATTCAGGTAGAACATACGATTACAGAAGAAGTCACAGGAATAGATCTTCTTAAAGAACAAATCTATGTAGCTATGGGTAAAAAGCTCACTTGGAAACAGAAGAACATAACTTTCAAAGGTCATGTCATTCAGTGTCGTATCAATGCTGAAGATCCTAGCAATAATTTTTCTCCCTCTCCAGGCAAATTGGACTACTATCTCCCACCAGCAGGTCCATCTATACGTGTAGATGGAGCATGCTATAGTGGATACGCAATTCCTCCTTACTACGATTCCATGATCGCTAAGGTTATTTCTAAAGGGAAAAATAGAGAAGAAGCAATAGCTATAATGAAAAGAGCATTAAAAGAATTCCACATCGGGGGGATTAGTTCTACTATTCCTTTTCATCAATTCATGCTGGACAATCCTAAATTTGTTAATTCTGAGTACGATATTAACTATATCGATAATCTTTTATCTCAAGGTGACCCTTTATTTTAGTGCGTAATATTAAAAGCTAAAGCTATTACAATTTCAGACACCCTCCCTAGCCAAAATAGAAAACTTAGTCACTGAGTTACTTTGTTATCTTCTAGCTGGCGGGAAGGGGGGGTTCTGGTGTATATGGTAAATACGACTATGTTGCAGACTTTGTTGAAATCCGGATTTAATTTTTCTAACAGCATACGCTTGCATAGAACGCTCTCGAATTTCCGCCATAGCTTTATCTACTAATACTGCTGCCACTGTGTGAGCACCTACTTGTATTTGATAATTAAAAACAGTCTCTGTAACTTGCTGAAGATCTAATCTAACATTTCCCTGTGTGAGGATTTCACTTCTAGCTGAATTCCTCCAAAAATTAGAAAAGGATATTTTATTAATGAGAACTTTCACATCACGCTTACATGTTTTTACAATATTTTCTAGTCTAGAAGTATGATTAGGCCAAGAGTGTAGGGGGATGACGAAGATTCTTTGAGAGTTTGAGGTCCCCGGGAAAGCTGAATGATACGCACAGCTACAATAAGTAGCGTGTATAGAAGACATACTACTTCCTCGAAAATTTAGCTGTAAAATTATATAATATTTTTACATTTGATTATTTCTTAACAAACGCCCTCTCTAACGTATTCTCTAGTACCTTGAAAAGATTAAATAACATCCTTCTAGTTATAGATAATGTAAAAAACTGGACTAGATCAATTGCCAATATATTCTCTCTGACAGTGCACAACACAATCTTATGTACGTCAAGTTTATCTACTCAAGAAGAGGGGGTGGGAGGAGGTACCATACGATTAAGATTCCTATGCTTCTTCGATGAAAATTCATGCCCTGATGGTACTACAAAAAATCCTTCTATATGTGATGAATAGACAAATTCCAGAATATTGCTTTAAGTCCACACGAAATTCTTCCTTTATCTACAGGAAGTTTAGCAACCTTCTCTGGTCCTGCAATATACCGAACTATGAGAGATCGCATGTGAAATTACAATTACTCTTATTGTTAAACAGATCAATACATCTCAGTCCCAAGAAAAGAAAATCTTCGTAGTTACTGCAGTATTTATTGAACAAGACTAGAATTTAAAGTCATATGATGGTGGAATTATTCTTCCTTCAGGAAGAAGAAATAAGAAAAAGGTCTTCTGCGTTACTTAATTGACAAACAATAAATGAACGATCTACGCGGGTGACATGGGAATGATATTCAAATATGTGAGACTAAGAGTATTCTGTTGTGATTTGAACGCAACACGAAAGGTCTGATAATATGAATTATGTTGCATCAGATTGTAGAGTCATCTCAATATAACCTATGGCACGTTCTAGGTCACCAATCTACAACAATCCAGATTCATTGCGTTTTAAAAAAATTTTTATATACTAGATCGATTTAATCAAATAATTAGTACAGTCCTTATGCCTCAAACTAGTTCCATAGCCATACAATGTTCTTCAAATTATGATTCCCCAGTATACTGTAATCTAACTACCAAAGAAATGGCCTTCATTCAACGTAGATCCTGTTATAGACTATTCTTAGATACTATGATTGTAGTACTTGGGTTTTCCACACTGATTTCTATGTGCATAGCAATCTTTTTCTTTAGTGGCCTCAATATGTTGAATCTAACGACCATCGTCATAGTATCTGTACTCATGGCATTGGGAATTTTATTTATTAGCATTGGCACATTGTTCCTTATTAACAATATAGATCAAGGAATCTCAGGAATTTTA
This genomic window contains:
- a CDS encoding incA family protein, encoding MTISNRVDESFTTSGKNPPVPPIALPNKAVSTVEKVLCVLKIIAAIALFVSGIVGLVCWSFGAAPALSAAIIMLLIMIVSFALVIWGIRDGLERRTTQEIRKQLEFFRGENERFGVENSRLHEEIEVLLEANAELREQVGHLRNLQSKLQEFGLRMEKHTGDFAVLVADFRNSLSGFEDAGEKVSSLVTPFQTMLTSLEALLSTESVQDLTSSVSSLRLQIKDLEVLVSMAQTTLQSVKEEAAQKELQVKFLEERQKELEAACRKIQDTIAVLESTAGQISIAVGTQTGTSERDEGETTVEGAAESTPVEAPESKEEAKDTAEVAAEGSGSTEESKGKEDDKSGDKKE
- the rpe gene encoding ribulose-phosphate 3-epimerase is translated as MGGDLACIGAEAQRIAQSGADLIHIDIMDGHFVPNFTFGPGTIAAINRSTDIFLEVHAMIYSPFDFIEAFVQSGADRIIVHFEASENLKELLSYIKKCGIQAGLAFSPETSIEFIPSFLPLCDVILLMSVHPGFCGQSFLPEVSDKIRFTKKAIQLAGLEGKCFIEVDGGITEESGKVCREAGADILVAASYVFQQDGLTIEEKVSLLRGENHGIK
- a CDS encoding elongation factor P; its protein translation is MVLSNQLSVGMFISTKDGLYKVVSVSKVTGAKGESFIKAVLKSPDSDDTIERNFKVGQEIKEAQFESRNLEYLYIEGDHCLFLDLGNYEKVYVSKEIMKDNFLFLKAGITVSAMVYDGTVFSIELPHFLELMVSKTDFPGDSLLISGGTKKALLETGIEIAVPPFVEIGDVIKIDTRTCEYIQRV
- the accB gene encoding acetyl-CoA carboxylase biotin carboxyl carrier protein, with the translated sequence MDLKQIEKLMIAMGRNGMKRFVIKREGLELELERDTGDRQNQEPVFYDSRLFAGFSQERPIPMDSSKAVSQELASDKTEQSQQAAGDFISSPLVGTFYSAPSPDAPAFVKPGDIVSEDTVVCIVEAMKVMNEVKAGMSGRIVEVLITNGDPVQFGSKLFRIIKDE
- the accC gene encoding acetyl-CoA carboxylase biotin carboxylase subunit, producing MKKVLIANRGEIAVRIIRACHDLGLATVAVYSLADQEALHVLLADEAVCIGEPQSAKSYLKISNILAACEITGADAVHPGYGFLSENPNFASICESCGLTFIGPSSESIKMMGDKIAAKQLAKKVKCPVIPGSEGVIKDESEGLKIAEKIGFPIVIKAVSGGGGRGIRIVQEKDEFFKAFSAAKAEAEAGFNNPDVYIEKFIENPRHLEVQILGDKHGNYVHLGERDCTIQRRRQKLIEETPSPILTPELRAKVGKVAIDLAKSANYYSVGTVEFLLDKDRKFYFMEMNTRIQVEHTITEEVTGIDLLKEQIYVAMGKKLTWKQKNITFKGHVIQCRINAEDPSNNFSPSPGKLDYYLPPAGPSIRVDGACYSGYAIPPYYDSMIAKVISKGKNREEAIAIMKRALKEFHIGGISSTIPFHQFMLDNPKFVNSEYDINYIDNLLSQGDPLF